The following are from one region of the Ruficoccus sp. ZRK36 genome:
- a CDS encoding twitching motility protein PilT, giving the protein MKRTIFIIRIFFFVLCVIGAWLIRYAAGYEGTEKLGSYLLFGSLLGALTILVDIFLKGFSLRGLTALTFGLGMGALIALLISISPLFEQGDPETIFLVRLSLYIISMYLGAVIALRGRDEFNLVIPYVRFVPQSVDVGVVVVDTSALIDGRLVGICKSGFLSSEVVVPRFVMDELQRIADARDPQRQAKGRKGLQVLSELRKIPHVTVSIHESEVGSHQSVEDKLIFVTKNLKAKLLTTDYNLAKVAEFQGIRWLNINDLVRALSTEVSVGDKFDLDLIKPGKESDQAVGYISDGSMVVVNNASDMIGQSVHVEVVSVMPSAGGKLIFARLIH; this is encoded by the coding sequence ATGAAACGAACGATTTTCATCATCCGGATTTTCTTCTTCGTTCTGTGCGTGATCGGAGCTTGGCTGATCCGCTACGCGGCCGGCTATGAGGGGACGGAGAAACTAGGCTCCTACCTGCTTTTCGGGTCACTCCTGGGTGCGCTGACGATCCTGGTTGATATCTTTCTAAAAGGCTTCTCCCTGCGCGGCCTGACGGCGCTGACCTTTGGCTTGGGCATGGGTGCCTTGATCGCCTTGCTCATATCGATTTCGCCTCTTTTTGAGCAGGGGGACCCTGAGACTATTTTTCTGGTTCGGCTCAGCCTGTATATCATCAGCATGTACTTGGGCGCGGTGATCGCCTTGCGCGGCCGCGATGAGTTTAACCTCGTCATTCCCTATGTCCGTTTCGTCCCCCAATCCGTAGACGTGGGCGTAGTTGTCGTTGATACCAGTGCGCTGATCGATGGTCGCCTCGTGGGCATCTGCAAGAGCGGTTTTCTCTCCTCAGAGGTCGTTGTGCCTCGTTTCGTGATGGATGAGCTGCAGCGCATCGCAGATGCGCGTGATCCCCAGCGCCAGGCCAAGGGGCGTAAGGGACTACAAGTCCTGAGTGAGCTCAGGAAGATTCCGCACGTGACCGTCTCTATTCACGAGAGCGAGGTGGGGTCGCACCAGAGCGTGGAAGACAAGTTGATCTTCGTGACGAAGAACCTGAAGGCCAAGCTGCTGACCACGGATTATAACCTGGCCAAAGTCGCAGAGTTTCAGGGGATTCGCTGGCTCAACATTAACGACCTGGTACGCGCTCTGAGCACAGAGGTATCGGTCGGAGATAAGTTTGACCTGGATTTGATCAAACCGGGGAAGGAGAGCGACCAGGCCGTCGGATATATCTCGGATGGTTCGATGGTGGTGGTGAATAACGCCTCCGACATGATCGGCCAGAGTGTCCATGTCGAGGTTGTCAGTGTGATGCCCTCGGCGGGTGGAAAGCTTATCTTCGCACGTTTGATTCACTAG
- a CDS encoding prepilin-type N-terminal cleavage/methylation domain-containing protein encodes MNKKSKKGFTLVEIMIVVVIIGLLAAMAVPAFNKVRQESRKKTITNNLRQVASAGQRYLLEDGSVTTVNYTSLAGVYFGEIATVAGENYQTLTVDEGSGKLVVEMADGDKVTYSY; translated from the coding sequence ATGAACAAGAAATCCAAGAAGGGTTTTACCCTCGTCGAAATTATGATTGTCGTGGTCATCATCGGCCTCCTCGCCGCTATGGCCGTTCCCGCCTTTAACAAGGTGCGCCAGGAATCCCGCAAGAAGACCATCACCAACAACCTCCGCCAGGTGGCTTCCGCTGGCCAGCGGTACCTGCTTGAAGATGGTAGCGTCACCACCGTTAACTACACCAGCCTTGCTGGCGTGTACTTCGGTGAAATCGCAACCGTTGCTGGTGAAAACTACCAGACCCTCACGGTGGATGAAGGCAGCGGCAAGCTCGTGGTCGAAATGGCCGACGGCGATAAGGTGACTTATTCCTACTAA
- a CDS encoding glycosyltransferase family 39 protein has translation MQNVRRLLLFLLVGLFAFQLGYFSFGDWQAVTFFQYIGYWVVVGSLFLFGYLLWRAYRKELPRIAAYMRSRVGLLGVLVALLGTAFLFRAEPPGFRTIMDEHVLASTSMALHEIRQPCSYGRIVSVYAEPMRLKAVIDKRPILQPTLVSMVHDLTGYRAYNGVYLNWAIMPLMLFGLYVLAERMGGLKTGVGAVALLITLPLLGYIGAGGGLEPLNLFFIVLTCLLGAFYLQAPDGWRLGAFAFSGILLSQCRYESGIFIVPVGLIIIWSWIRDRRLLVPWALIVCPLFLVPLLWHQRIFRVSEALWQMGSGGHEMEPFGLKYVYDNFGRAVGFFFDGSYGVPNSWLLVGLGFVALLLLLVSGARQWQDFRKLNGALQAGVLFLPGFLILFVLLLGYGWEFDNQIIQRLSLPLHLPLAVAGAYLVFSYVSNRLFQRVAVAVLIFYFLAYAYPATTQRLYAKTYQAGYDFRLAEKFMHQHEGERMMFVAENVPFFSLFGADILPTADANRRKRAFKFFLTQPNTQPIYYFRRMSYDPTTKTFKSATHSNLDEDFVTELVWEEAYSQLYKVQVMRITDVEGVESEEPETYKDMAEYLKILGRNVP, from the coding sequence ATGCAAAACGTCAGGCGCCTACTCCTGTTTCTCCTCGTTGGCCTTTTTGCGTTTCAATTGGGCTACTTCTCGTTTGGTGACTGGCAGGCCGTTACTTTTTTCCAGTACATCGGGTATTGGGTCGTTGTCGGGTCTCTTTTCTTGTTCGGCTATCTGCTCTGGCGTGCATACCGAAAGGAATTACCCAGGATCGCTGCTTATATGCGCTCACGTGTCGGGCTGCTGGGGGTGCTTGTGGCGCTGTTGGGGACCGCTTTTCTGTTCCGCGCGGAGCCACCGGGGTTTCGCACGATCATGGATGAGCACGTGCTGGCCTCTACTTCGATGGCGCTGCATGAGATCCGCCAGCCCTGTAGCTATGGCAGGATCGTCTCGGTCTATGCCGAGCCGATGCGCTTAAAGGCCGTGATCGATAAGCGTCCTATCCTACAACCCACACTGGTCTCCATGGTGCATGATCTGACGGGGTATCGGGCGTACAACGGGGTGTACCTGAACTGGGCCATCATGCCCCTGATGTTATTCGGCTTGTATGTGCTGGCCGAGAGGATGGGTGGCCTGAAGACCGGGGTGGGGGCCGTCGCCCTGCTTATTACCTTGCCCTTGCTGGGGTATATTGGGGCGGGCGGAGGATTGGAGCCTCTAAACCTGTTCTTCATTGTGCTGACCTGTCTGCTGGGGGCGTTTTACCTCCAGGCGCCGGATGGTTGGCGACTGGGGGCATTTGCATTCAGCGGGATCCTGCTGTCGCAATGCCGTTACGAGTCGGGTATCTTTATTGTTCCTGTTGGTTTGATCATTATCTGGTCCTGGATCAGAGACAGGCGTTTGCTGGTGCCCTGGGCGCTGATTGTGTGTCCCTTGTTCCTGGTGCCGCTACTGTGGCATCAACGGATTTTTCGTGTCAGCGAGGCGCTTTGGCAGATGGGGAGCGGAGGGCACGAGATGGAGCCCTTTGGTTTGAAATACGTCTACGACAACTTCGGGCGGGCGGTTGGCTTTTTCTTCGATGGCAGCTATGGCGTCCCTAACTCCTGGCTGCTGGTGGGCTTGGGTTTTGTCGCCTTGTTGCTGCTTTTGGTTTCAGGGGCCAGGCAGTGGCAGGATTTTCGTAAGCTCAATGGCGCCTTGCAGGCGGGTGTTCTTTTTCTGCCGGGCTTTCTGATTCTGTTTGTGTTGCTGCTGGGCTACGGTTGGGAGTTCGACAACCAGATCATTCAGCGCCTGAGTTTGCCCTTGCACCTGCCGCTGGCGGTAGCGGGGGCTTACCTGGTTTTCAGTTACGTGAGCAATCGTTTGTTTCAGCGAGTGGCGGTGGCTGTTCTCATTTTCTACTTCCTGGCTTACGCCTATCCGGCGACGACTCAGCGTTTGTATGCGAAAACCTACCAGGCCGGTTATGATTTCCGACTGGCCGAGAAGTTTATGCATCAGCACGAGGGCGAGCGGATGATGTTTGTCGCGGAGAATGTGCCCTTCTTCTCGCTTTTCGGGGCGGATATACTGCCGACCGCTGATGCGAACAGACGCAAGCGCGCTTTCAAGTTTTTCCTGACCCAGCCGAACACGCAGCCAATTTACTACTTCCGCCGTATGTCCTATGACCCTACGACGAAGACGTTCAAGTCGGCGACGCACTCTAATCTGGACGAGGATTTCGTGACCGAGCTGGTCTGGGAGGAAGCCTACTCCCAGCTCTATAAGGTACAGGTGATGCGCATTACGGATGTCGAAGGCGTCGAGTCCGAAGAACCCGAAACGTACAAGGACATGGCCGAGTACCTGAAAATACTGGGTCGAAACGTACCATGA
- a CDS encoding glycosyltransferase family 39 protein gives MSSEPGSISGVEPGQMRAARYYRWASLLLFAVVGMLALHTLPDYGVSWDEYFRWKGGQQKLLYYQTLFAGGDARSVLPAEDFYPGFFDLNVAMLNEVLPFGLVALGHGMSLAFGLATVVAVWAIGRMLGGERLGFWCAVFLLMIPRFYGHMFFNPKDIPFAAMMAWSLYFLLRWGRWLPKPRLGATLALGVVVGLTLATRIGGMVVLAYIAGYAGLILLRELMCGGGFSRQWWLGVLRVAMHGLVIGGVALLVLIPWWPMIHDNPLFRIVEAFQVVSKYPWNGMVLFGGDMILASDLPWTYLPVWLGISLPDFLLLALAGGLVLLLLRWRNAARTLVSPEGLPWAMVTVATAFPLVYILVRHSVVYDGIRHVLFILPPLACLGALAWVKVLDALAVGALLWRRLAVAVTAVLMLIQLGVLYALHPYEYVYFNQLSGGLENKHGRYETEYWATSTKEMLDWLNLNAPEGQTRVMVGRVFSPAAVLFRPERLELVTTATGSDFFMGLTRGGQDAAQDGEPVYVVERFGVPFGVIKDIRGYTPSSPDGEGAGPGTSATVEAVPPENATAAKERQAQGQPDSEQ, from the coding sequence ATGAGCAGTGAGCCTGGGAGTATCTCCGGAGTGGAGCCCGGCCAGATGCGCGCGGCGCGTTACTATCGCTGGGCATCGTTGTTGTTGTTTGCGGTGGTTGGCATGCTTGCCCTGCACACGCTTCCAGACTACGGGGTGAGCTGGGATGAGTACTTCCGCTGGAAGGGCGGTCAGCAAAAGCTTCTCTATTACCAGACGCTCTTTGCCGGGGGTGATGCGCGGAGCGTGTTACCGGCTGAGGATTTTTATCCCGGCTTTTTCGACCTCAATGTCGCTATGCTCAACGAGGTGCTGCCCTTCGGGCTGGTGGCACTGGGACACGGTATGAGTTTGGCCTTTGGTCTGGCAACGGTGGTCGCTGTCTGGGCGATTGGCCGGATGCTGGGAGGAGAGCGGTTGGGGTTCTGGTGTGCCGTCTTTCTGCTGATGATCCCCCGATTTTACGGGCACATGTTTTTCAACCCCAAGGACATCCCCTTTGCGGCAATGATGGCCTGGTCGCTGTACTTCCTGCTTCGGTGGGGGCGGTGGCTGCCGAAGCCGCGTCTGGGGGCGACGCTCGCCCTGGGGGTTGTCGTCGGTCTGACCTTGGCGACCCGGATCGGAGGGATGGTCGTTTTGGCCTACATTGCCGGATACGCGGGGTTAATCCTGCTGCGGGAATTAATGTGCGGGGGAGGCTTTAGCCGCCAGTGGTGGCTGGGAGTTTTACGGGTCGCGATGCACGGGCTCGTGATCGGTGGAGTGGCGCTGCTGGTTTTGATCCCGTGGTGGCCGATGATCCACGACAACCCATTGTTCCGGATCGTGGAAGCGTTTCAGGTGGTCTCAAAATATCCCTGGAACGGCATGGTCTTGTTCGGTGGCGATATGATTCTGGCGAGCGATTTACCCTGGACGTACCTGCCTGTGTGGCTCGGGATTTCACTGCCGGACTTCCTGCTGTTGGCTTTGGCCGGGGGGTTGGTCTTGCTGCTTTTGCGTTGGCGTAACGCTGCCCGCACACTGGTTTCGCCCGAAGGGCTGCCGTGGGCCATGGTCACGGTGGCAACGGCTTTCCCACTGGTCTATATTTTGGTTCGCCACTCAGTTGTTTATGACGGGATTCGCCATGTCCTGTTTATCCTTCCGCCGCTGGCCTGTCTGGGAGCCCTGGCCTGGGTCAAGGTGTTGGATGCGCTTGCCGTTGGGGCATTGCTGTGGCGTCGGTTGGCTGTCGCGGTGACAGCGGTTTTAATGCTTATCCAGCTTGGGGTGCTCTATGCGCTGCATCCCTACGAATACGTTTACTTCAACCAACTGAGCGGTGGGCTGGAGAATAAGCACGGCCGATACGAGACGGAGTATTGGGCTACCTCTACGAAGGAGATGCTCGACTGGTTAAACCTTAATGCGCCCGAGGGGCAAACTCGCGTGATGGTCGGTCGGGTTTTTTCGCCTGCCGCTGTGCTGTTTCGTCCTGAGCGGCTGGAGCTCGTCACCACAGCCACTGGATCAGACTTTTTTATGGGGCTGACCCGAGGTGGTCAGGATGCCGCGCAAGACGGTGAGCCCGTCTACGTCGTCGAGCGTTTTGGAGTGCCCTTTGGAGTGATCAAGGACATACGGGGCTACACGCCGTCGAGTCCTGATGGTGAGGGAGCCGGGCCGGGGACGTCGGCTACGGTCGAGGCTGTACCGCCTGAGAACGCAACTGCTGCGAAAGAGCGACAGGCGCAAGGCCAGCCTGACTCGGAGCAGTGA
- a CDS encoding glycosyltransferase family 2 protein, whose protein sequence is MDAADAPTLPLSFIIPVLNEGETIETLFNKITAVIQEEQLGGFEVIFVDDGSTDTSWQRIDELAEAHEEVRGLRFRRNFGKAAALAAGFQEARGKIVFTLDADLQDDPEEIPHFLKKLDEGYDLVSGWKKDRQDPLEKRLPSKLYNAVACRAGGVKLHDMNCGFKAYRREVLPHLNLYGELHRYVPVLAHAEGFSVTEIPVKHHPREHGVSKYGWKRYIKGMLDLLTVLATTRFLDRPGHLFGGLGLASSSLGFLILFYISCMKLIAGVAIAGRPLFFLGILLMLLGMQLISLGVIGELIIRFQRHDGSAKIIERTDDKSTHTVEPASSAS, encoded by the coding sequence ATGGACGCCGCTGATGCCCCCACTTTACCCCTATCGTTTATCATCCCCGTACTGAACGAGGGCGAAACGATCGAAACGCTGTTCAACAAGATTACTGCCGTCATTCAGGAGGAGCAGCTCGGGGGCTTTGAGGTGATATTTGTCGACGACGGCAGCACAGATACCTCATGGCAGCGTATCGATGAGCTGGCCGAAGCCCACGAGGAAGTGCGCGGCCTGCGCTTCCGGCGCAACTTCGGTAAGGCAGCCGCACTGGCGGCAGGCTTTCAGGAGGCGCGGGGGAAAATTGTTTTCACACTCGATGCCGACCTGCAAGACGACCCGGAGGAGATTCCGCACTTCCTGAAGAAACTCGACGAGGGCTACGATCTGGTCAGTGGCTGGAAAAAAGACCGCCAAGACCCGCTGGAAAAACGCCTGCCCTCGAAGCTATATAATGCCGTGGCCTGCCGCGCAGGCGGGGTTAAGCTCCACGACATGAACTGCGGGTTCAAAGCCTACCGCCGCGAGGTGCTCCCGCATCTGAACCTCTACGGCGAGCTGCACCGCTATGTGCCGGTGCTCGCCCATGCCGAGGGCTTCAGCGTGACGGAGATCCCCGTCAAGCACCACCCCCGCGAGCACGGCGTCTCCAAGTACGGCTGGAAGCGCTACATCAAGGGGATGCTCGATCTGCTCACCGTGCTGGCGACCACCCGATTTCTGGACCGCCCCGGACACCTTTTCGGTGGGCTGGGCCTAGCCTCCAGCAGCCTCGGCTTCCTGATTCTGTTCTACATCTCGTGCATGAAGCTTATCGCCGGAGTCGCTATCGCCGGACGCCCCCTGTTCTTCCTGGGCATCCTGCTGATGCTGCTGGGCATGCAGTTGATTTCACTCGGCGTGATCGGCGAGCTCATCATTCGCTTTCAGCGCCATGATGGCAGCGCGAAAATCATTGAGCGAACCGACGACAAATCGACCCATACGGTGGAGCCTGCATCATCGGCGAGTTAG
- a CDS encoding glycosyltransferase family 39 protein yields the protein MQSSALHPERPRWPIWVLCLSALYTVGFLVWYSGTALGMTPVLDGRENLQLAAQMASGNLASEPFYRAPLYPFLLSLPLRLGFPAEWMPALARLLNGLFHLINVVLVLRMSQRLWGSTRAAVLSGLLVGFNPVLLHFAADPLDITLGITWLLLGCEQALRAHRSGRLRQAVLAGVFLILGVYTRPHLLPVAIVTPFVLWPRSWRLALAAGVPLVAGVIIYGGINLARSGSFSPLPTQGGYNLWAANKPGANGAYYAQSINVSSLNGGYLNPARQESAILYMQATSQPAGENPAAESSYWRGRALKTIIDQPMDWLGLMARKTGLLLDNYEPYNNKTYSFHKELSPWLRWNPLGWALLLGLGLAGAFIFWRKSGVRLVLLWGLAYSAGVLLYYVSARFRLPLVPLLAVLAGGCVPACSLLLTRSKWAIAGVAFGVIIFGLSALNAFVKPDTDTTSEDYLLLAQASNELAWDADTLHWANESQALRPSPEASELIVLAQFNLWLSGAMPPPDTATAESFLSIAQAAAQNSRQARWVLGVIQYKLGQQEAARRTWQSLLPPEGQPLADTAASDATAMLQITNLGDTRQTRPLISPSPLLDITSRAQADPTSLSKQEQQYLQFLTAPITDVNKP from the coding sequence ATGCAAAGTTCTGCCCTGCACCCCGAACGTCCCCGCTGGCCCATCTGGGTGCTCTGCCTCAGCGCGCTGTATACGGTCGGGTTTCTGGTGTGGTACAGCGGCACAGCCCTGGGCATGACCCCCGTCCTCGATGGACGCGAAAACCTACAACTGGCCGCCCAAATGGCCAGCGGCAATCTGGCCAGCGAGCCTTTTTACCGGGCTCCCCTCTACCCTTTTCTCCTTTCCCTGCCGCTGCGGTTAGGGTTTCCCGCCGAGTGGATGCCTGCCCTGGCGCGCCTGCTCAACGGTCTCTTTCACCTGATCAATGTCGTGCTGGTTCTGCGCATGAGCCAGCGGCTGTGGGGCTCGACGAGAGCAGCCGTACTGAGCGGTCTGCTCGTGGGGTTCAATCCCGTGCTGCTGCACTTCGCCGCCGACCCGCTGGATATCACACTGGGCATCACGTGGCTGCTGCTGGGCTGCGAGCAGGCTCTTAGGGCACACCGATCGGGACGACTACGCCAAGCCGTGCTCGCCGGGGTATTCCTGATTCTGGGTGTCTACACACGCCCGCACTTGTTGCCCGTGGCGATCGTCACGCCGTTTGTACTCTGGCCGCGCTCGTGGCGTCTGGCACTGGCCGCAGGCGTGCCGCTCGTCGCCGGCGTGATAATCTACGGCGGCATCAATCTCGCACGCAGCGGGAGCTTCAGCCCCCTGCCGACACAGGGTGGCTACAACTTGTGGGCTGCGAACAAGCCCGGAGCCAACGGCGCCTACTACGCCCAGAGCATCAACGTGTCCTCACTCAACGGCGGCTACCTGAACCCGGCCCGGCAGGAATCAGCCATCCTCTACATGCAGGCGACCAGCCAACCCGCCGGAGAAAACCCTGCGGCGGAAAGCTCCTACTGGCGGGGCCGTGCGCTCAAGACCATCATCGATCAACCCATGGACTGGCTCGGTCTGATGGCCCGTAAGACCGGGCTGCTGCTGGATAATTACGAGCCCTATAACAACAAGACTTACTCCTTTCACAAGGAGCTGTCCCCCTGGCTACGATGGAACCCACTGGGGTGGGCGCTGCTGCTGGGGCTGGGGCTCGCAGGGGCCTTTATTTTCTGGAGAAAGAGCGGAGTGCGCCTCGTGTTGCTTTGGGGGCTGGCCTACTCGGCCGGAGTCTTACTGTACTACGTGAGCGCACGCTTCCGGCTGCCGCTGGTTCCCCTACTGGCCGTACTCGCCGGTGGCTGTGTCCCGGCATGCTCCCTCCTGCTCACGCGTAGCAAATGGGCGATAGCCGGCGTGGCGTTCGGGGTGATCATTTTCGGTCTGAGCGCACTAAACGCGTTTGTGAAGCCGGATACAGACACGACCAGCGAGGACTACCTGCTGCTGGCCCAAGCCTCCAATGAGCTGGCATGGGATGCGGACACCCTGCACTGGGCAAACGAAAGCCAAGCCCTGCGCCCATCTCCTGAAGCCTCCGAGCTGATCGTGCTGGCGCAGTTTAACCTCTGGCTCAGCGGTGCGATGCCACCGCCCGATACTGCTACGGCAGAAAGCTTTCTATCCATCGCGCAAGCCGCTGCCCAAAACTCGCGGCAGGCCCGCTGGGTTCTGGGAGTGATCCAGTATAAACTCGGTCAGCAGGAAGCCGCCCGGCGCACCTGGCAGAGCCTTCTCCCCCCGGAGGGACAGCCACTGGCAGACACCGCAGCCAGCGATGCCACCGCCATGCTCCAGATCACGAATCTGGGCGACACTCGCCAGACGCGCCCCCTGATATCCCCCTCTCCACTTTTGGATATCACTTCACGCGCACAAGCCGATCCCACCTCTCTCAGCAAACAGGAGCAGCAGTACCTCCAGTTTTTAACCGCACCTATCACTGATGTGAATAAGCCGTAA
- a CDS encoding VTT domain-containing protein, protein MPKLPPMLKLLLRHRIKVVLALLLGVAAVAGVLIWGVPFGLDEVMRAKDAILAWLEDTHPALMVCAIGFLPLIGFPVSPMLILAGIAYGGAVGLAVGVGGIALNNALGFGIAAWLREPVRAWLERRGVRVPEVEPRDFVKVVLLFRIVPGFPATFQNYILGLTRIPFFTYFWVSLIPQVIVVAGFVLTGGALFEGRWGVVLLGVSLLLVFGIVGRLMQEHRKKNTLNNGAGPDNTPR, encoded by the coding sequence ATGCCTAAGCTACCGCCCATGCTCAAGCTCTTGCTGCGCCACCGGATCAAGGTCGTCCTGGCTCTCCTGCTCGGGGTGGCTGCCGTGGCCGGAGTCCTGATCTGGGGGGTGCCCTTCGGGCTGGATGAGGTGATGCGCGCCAAGGACGCGATACTGGCTTGGCTGGAGGATACGCATCCTGCGCTGATGGTTTGTGCCATCGGCTTTTTGCCCCTGATCGGGTTTCCCGTGAGCCCCATGCTCATCCTGGCAGGCATCGCCTACGGGGGTGCCGTGGGCTTGGCCGTTGGGGTGGGGGGCATTGCCCTGAACAACGCCCTGGGATTCGGGATCGCCGCCTGGCTGCGTGAGCCGGTGCGGGCCTGGCTGGAGAGGCGTGGCGTGCGCGTGCCTGAGGTGGAGCCGAGGGATTTTGTAAAGGTCGTGCTGCTGTTCCGGATTGTGCCAGGCTTTCCCGCTACCTTTCAGAACTATATCCTGGGCCTGACGCGGATTCCGTTTTTCACCTATTTCTGGGTTTCACTGATCCCGCAGGTCATCGTGGTGGCTGGCTTCGTGCTGACCGGAGGGGCGCTCTTTGAGGGGCGCTGGGGAGTCGTACTGCTCGGCGTCAGCTTGTTGCTTGTTTTCGGGATTGTCGGACGGCTCATGCAGGAGCACCGTAAAAAGAATACACTGAACAATGGCGCTGGACCTGACAACACCCCACGATGA